A portion of the Micromonospora tarapacensis genome contains these proteins:
- a CDS encoding TioE family transcriptional regulator has translation MRATKSSNPGVRRPVDLARRHGLSAQAVRNYERDGVLPRAQRSPTGYRRFTELHAKALSAYLALIAGHGYPASGDIMRAVNRGDIDAALRTIDHSHILLQRDRETLDAVETAVATLTGSQRQPQSRKAVPISVLAHRLGVRPATLRKWERAGILQPARDPATGYRAYSPDDVRDAELAHLLRRGGYRLDHIAGVLRRVREAGGTEPLAASLRQWREQLTTRGQAMLTGAARLAEYLDADLR, from the coding sequence GTGAGAGCCACGAAATCCTCCAACCCAGGGGTACGCCGACCAGTCGACCTCGCCCGCCGGCACGGCCTCTCCGCGCAGGCCGTGCGCAACTACGAACGAGATGGCGTCCTGCCGCGGGCCCAGCGCAGCCCGACCGGCTACCGCCGGTTCACCGAGCTGCACGCCAAGGCGCTGAGCGCCTACCTCGCGCTGATCGCGGGCCACGGCTACCCGGCCAGCGGCGACATCATGCGTGCCGTCAACCGGGGCGACATCGACGCCGCGTTGCGCACCATCGACCACAGCCACATCCTGCTGCAGCGCGACCGAGAAACCCTGGACGCGGTCGAGACGGCGGTCGCCACTCTCACCGGCTCGCAGCGGCAACCGCAGAGCCGGAAAGCCGTGCCGATCAGCGTGCTGGCCCACCGCCTCGGCGTACGACCCGCGACCCTGCGCAAGTGGGAGCGGGCCGGGATCCTGCAGCCGGCGCGCGATCCGGCGACCGGCTACCGCGCCTACTCACCGGACGATGTCCGCGACGCCGAACTCGCTCACCTGCTGCGCCGTGGCGGGTACCGGCTCGACCACATCGCCGGCGTGCTGCGTCGGGTGCGCGAAGCCGGTGGCACCGAACCGCTCGCCGCGTCGCTACGCCAGTGGCGGGAACAACTCACCACCCGCGGCCAAGCCATGCTCACCGGGGCCGCCCGGCTCGCCGAGTACCTCGACGCCGACCTACGGTGA
- a CDS encoding DUF6194 family protein translates to MTSLLDLFAVPPTLLALGEPTHGESAFLQVRNGTFVSLAEQGYRSIALESDRAAGLIANEFVQGSTAVTLDRALTEGFSHGLGAAPANRDLLLRMREWNAGRSASERLTFHGFDAPLEIEGAPSPRRYLTRVCELLGLDRSAEIDGLIGDEARWSDMAAIWEPGRSIGRSADAQRLRVIADDLLTELYLNAPRLAEGWQTAFVHATSAIAVLRYHAAAAAPLTREERFARLAGVRDALMAENLLAIRSAEAHRGPTLVFAHNTHLQRQSSTMTMAGTDVSWAGAGAIIASLLEGRYAVIVGSLGASPALGIEAPAPSTYEGRLQQETILPRYVRASEIAAAEQRTHDYRYFPLDRATIEHADAVLHIPTGVDAAVLADRILALPGVEQIVASEEDGSPESARGDRFFYVGPDRRQPFATIVEHDVPGFDEASQLDRPGVFRLNLDLGRTEFERLFGFPPKAFEDHRHEFDFARLDTLVPHPGYARYGFGSIVMPGPHMLPEIDRLLTIAHARAVDRRERAVRRAADH, encoded by the coding sequence ATGACATCACTTCTCGACCTGTTTGCCGTACCGCCGACTCTGCTCGCGCTCGGCGAGCCGACGCACGGTGAGTCCGCCTTCCTTCAGGTTCGCAACGGGACCTTCGTGTCGCTGGCCGAGCAGGGCTACCGGTCGATCGCGCTGGAGAGCGACCGGGCGGCGGGACTGATCGCGAACGAGTTCGTTCAAGGCTCCACCGCCGTCACACTCGACCGTGCGCTCACCGAAGGGTTCAGCCACGGGCTCGGCGCCGCCCCGGCCAACCGCGACCTGCTGCTGCGGATGCGCGAGTGGAACGCCGGGCGGTCGGCCTCCGAACGCCTGACGTTCCACGGCTTCGACGCCCCGCTGGAAATCGAGGGCGCCCCGAGTCCCCGGCGCTACCTCACTCGGGTTTGTGAACTCCTCGGCCTCGACCGATCAGCGGAGATCGACGGCCTGATCGGGGACGAGGCTCGGTGGAGCGACATGGCAGCGATCTGGGAGCCCGGCAGGTCGATCGGGCGTTCGGCCGACGCCCAGCGCCTGCGGGTGATCGCCGACGACCTGCTGACCGAGCTGTACCTGAACGCACCCCGACTGGCCGAGGGCTGGCAGACGGCGTTCGTACATGCCACGTCCGCCATCGCGGTGCTGCGCTACCACGCAGCGGCCGCCGCACCACTGACGCGGGAAGAACGCTTCGCCCGCCTGGCCGGGGTCCGAGACGCGCTGATGGCCGAGAACCTGCTCGCGATCCGCTCGGCCGAGGCACACCGCGGGCCCACGCTGGTCTTCGCGCACAACACGCACCTTCAGCGCCAATCGAGCACGATGACCATGGCCGGAACAGACGTGTCGTGGGCCGGCGCCGGCGCGATCATCGCATCGCTGCTGGAGGGCCGGTACGCGGTGATCGTCGGTAGCCTCGGCGCAAGCCCCGCGCTCGGCATCGAGGCGCCTGCCCCGTCGACCTACGAAGGCAGGCTCCAGCAAGAGACCATCCTCCCGCGGTACGTCCGGGCATCCGAGATAGCAGCGGCCGAGCAGAGAACGCACGATTACCGCTACTTCCCGCTGGATCGGGCCACCATCGAACACGCCGACGCGGTGCTGCACATCCCGACCGGCGTCGACGCGGCGGTGCTCGCCGACCGGATTCTCGCGCTACCCGGTGTCGAGCAGATCGTGGCGAGCGAGGAGGACGGATCACCCGAGAGTGCCCGGGGCGACCGGTTCTTCTACGTCGGCCCCGACCGCCGCCAGCCGTTCGCCACCATCGTCGAGCACGACGTGCCCGGCTTCGACGAGGCTTCCCAACTCGACCGTCCCGGCGTCTTCCGCCTCAACCTGGACCTGGGCCGAACCGAGTTCGAGAGGCTGTTCGGCTTCCCACCCAAGGCCTTCGAGGACCACCGGCACGAGTTCGACTTCGCACGGCTGGACACTCTCGTACCGCACCCGGGCTACGCGCGGTACGGCTTCGGCAGCATCGTCATGCCCGGCCCGCACATGCTGCCCGAGATCGACCGGCTCCTCACCATCGCTCACGCCCGAGCAGTCGACCGCCGCGAACGCGCCGTACGGCGCGCGGCTGACCACTGA
- a CDS encoding GNAT family N-acetyltransferase, with product MPELSPPIVRVHRSFVAAMTEFRAEGRGSSGDDTVIGAELREFGRRWAVPEGFAAYVDWLRSQALAESPRPEGYVPSTTLWWTQDDDYLGRLAIRHRLTPRLREVGGHIGYDVRPSARRRGHATAMLHAALPVTYRLGIESALVMCDVDNVASRKVIETNGGILEDQRGGKLRFWVPTA from the coding sequence ATGCCCGAGCTGAGCCCGCCCATCGTACGGGTGCATCGATCGTTCGTCGCCGCCATGACCGAGTTTCGCGCCGAGGGGCGCGGTAGCTCGGGAGATGACACCGTGATCGGGGCTGAGCTGCGCGAGTTTGGGCGCCGCTGGGCGGTACCCGAGGGCTTTGCCGCGTACGTCGACTGGTTGCGGTCCCAGGCCCTGGCGGAATCGCCCCGACCTGAAGGCTACGTGCCGTCGACCACCCTGTGGTGGACCCAGGATGACGACTACCTCGGCCGCCTCGCGATCCGGCATCGCCTGACCCCTCGCTTGCGCGAGGTCGGCGGTCACATTGGCTACGACGTACGACCATCGGCGCGGCGTCGGGGCCATGCCACCGCGATGCTACATGCGGCGTTGCCGGTGACGTACCGGCTGGGCATCGAGTCCGCGTTGGTGATGTGCGACGTGGACAACGTCGCATCCCGCAAGGTCATCGAGACCAACGGCGGCATCTTGGAGGACCAACGCGGCGGGAAGTTGAGATTCTGGGTGCCGACCGCTTGA
- a CDS encoding GrpB family protein has product MEGTPVTLSPYDPHWAVLFEQERVGLEAALARWLVGPVEHIGSTSVPGLAAKPIIDMMAPVSSLAAAGAAIAVVTALGYRNGVHRPEEAHYFFKPETDNWWERTYQLHLTEPTSLLWRRRVAFRDALRRRADYRSRYEQLKRDLAQAHGADLMTYARNKDDFVNEVLGVRDKTQAPPVGAPS; this is encoded by the coding sequence GTGGAGGGCACACCAGTCACTCTCAGCCCGTACGATCCGCACTGGGCTGTGCTGTTCGAGCAGGAGCGGGTCGGCCTCGAAGCGGCTCTGGCGCGATGGCTGGTCGGGCCGGTCGAGCACATCGGCTCCACATCGGTTCCCGGCCTGGCCGCGAAGCCGATCATCGACATGATGGCGCCGGTGAGCAGTCTGGCAGCGGCAGGAGCCGCCATCGCGGTTGTCACGGCTCTCGGCTACCGCAACGGCGTCCACCGTCCGGAGGAAGCACACTACTTCTTCAAGCCGGAGACGGACAACTGGTGGGAGCGCACCTACCAGCTTCACCTCACCGAGCCGACCTCCCTGCTGTGGCGGCGACGGGTTGCCTTCCGCGATGCGCTGCGGCGCCGGGCGGACTACCGGTCCCGGTACGAGCAACTCAAGCGCGATCTCGCGCAAGCGCACGGCGCCGACCTCATGACCTACGCGCGCAACAAGGACGACTTCGTCAACGAGGTTCTCGGCGTACGTGACAAGACGCAAGCTCCGCCCGTCGGCGCTCCCTCCTGA